A single window of Solea solea chromosome 9, fSolSol10.1, whole genome shotgun sequence DNA harbors:
- the lrrc8c gene encoding volume-regulated anion channel subunit LRRC8C gives MQDKIICLPQRTASPSDNASEVEVKSLLHLQSNISAVQEMTGLKTDLDLQQYSFINQMCYEKALHWYAKYFPYLVLIHTVVLMVCSNFWFKFPGSSSKIEHFISMLGKCFDSPWTTRALSEVSGENPEEKDSKKTSTFKSNITVCPGEESVEKTQSLRSIPEKIVVEKPSASVLDKKEGEQAKALFEKVKKFRLHVEEGDILYLMYVRQTVVKVFKFLLIIAYNSSLVNKVRNRVHCEVEIQDMTGYKEFECNHTMAHLFSKLSYCYLCLVAVYGLTSLYTSYWLFYRSLKEYSFEYVRQETGINDIPDVKNDFAFMLHMIDQYDPLYSKRFAVFLSEVSENKLKQLNLNHEWTAEKLRLRLQTNANNRLELQLFMLPGLPDTVFELTELQSLKLEMINNVTVPASISQLADLQELSLYQCSLKLHTTATSFLKENLKVLRVKFDDNRELPNWLYGLRNLEELALTGSLSPDASKNIVLESLREMKCLKTLSLKSNLTKIPQSIVDVSSHLQRLYLHNDGTKLVMLNNLKKIPNLLELELVRCDLERIPHAVFSLTNLQELDLKENNIRSIEEIISFQHLRKLTCLKLWYNSIMYIPEHIKKLGSLERLYFSYNKIEILPSHLFLCNKLRHLDLSNNDIRFIPPEIGVLQSLQYFSVTCNKIENLPDELFFCKKLKTLKLGKNSLSIISPKISYLALLTYLELKCNHFEFLPKELGYCRALKRTGLIVEDALFETLPSDIRDQMKAE, from the coding sequence ATGCAAGACAAAATCATATGCCTTCCACAGAGAACAGCATCGCCCTCTGACAACGCAAGTGAAGTGGAGGTGAAGTCACTGTTGCACCTGCAATCCAACATTTCAGCTGTTCAAGAGATGACAGGCCTGAAGACGGACCTGGATCTTCAGCAGTACAGTTTCATCAATCAGATGTGTTATGAGAAGGCTCTACACTGGTATGCCAAGTATTTTCCCTATTTGGTTCTCATACACACTGTGGTATTAATGGTGTGCAGCAACTTCTGGTTCAAATTCCCTGGCTCCAGCTCAAAAATAGAACACTTTATCTCCATGCTTGGCAAGTGCTTTGACTCTCCCTGGACCACGCGAGCTTTGTCGGAAGTGTCCGGAGAAAATCCTGAAGAGAAGGACAGTAAGAAGACCAGTACTTTTAAGTCCAACATCACAGTGTGTCCTGGAGAAGAAAGTGTAGAGAAGACACAGTCGCTCCGGTCAATCCCAGAGAAGATTGTAGTTGAAAAACCATCCGCAAGTGTCCTTGATAAAAAAGAGGGCGAACAAGCCAAAGCTCTTTTTGAAAAGGTGAAGAAGTTCCGTCTGCATGTTGAAGAAGGGGACATTCTTTACCTGATGTATGTTCGGCAAACGGTCGTCAAGGTGTTTAAATTCCTACTAATCATTGCCTATAATAGTTCTTTAGTGAATAAGGTGCGGAACAGAGTTCACTGTGAGGTGGAGATCCAGGACATGACAGGCTACAAAGAGTTTGAGTGTAATCACACTATGGCCCATCTGTTTTCTAAGCTGTCCTACTGTTACCTGTGCTTAGTGGCTGTGTATGGATTAACAAGCCTTTACACCTCCTACTGGCTGTTTTACCGCTCACTGAAAGAATACTCCTTTGAGTATGTGCGGCAGGAAACAGGCATCAACGACATCCCAGATGTCAAAAATGACTTTGCCTTCATGCTACATATGATTGACCAATATGACCCGCTGTATTCCAAAAgatttgcagtttttttgtcTGAGGTCAGCGAGAACAAGCTCAAACAGCTCAACCTGAACCATGAGTGGACTGCAGAGAAGCTGCGCCTGAGACTCCAGACTAACGCCAATAACAGACTAGAACTTCAGCTGTTCATGCTTCCTGGGTTACCTGACACTGTCTTTGAGTTGACAGAGCTGCAGTCACTCAAGCTCGAAATGATCAACAATGTCACCGTGCCTGCCTCCATCTCTCAGCTGGCAGACCTGCAGGAGCTGTCTCTTTATCAATGCTCTTTAAAGTTGCACACAACAGCTACCTCCTTCCTCAAAGAGAACCTGAAAGTGCTTCGTGTGAAGTTCGATGATAACAGGGAGCTTCCAAACTGGTTGTATGGCCTGCGCAACTTGGAGGAGCTCGCTCTCACTGGATCCCTCAGCCCCGATGCCTCGAAGAATATAGTTCTTGAGTCACTGCGGGAGatgaaatgtttgaaaacactTTCCCTGAAAAGTAATTTGACCAAGATACCTCAGTCGATAGTGGATGTTTCCAGCCATCTGCAGCGGCTGTACTTGCACAATGATGGCACTAAACTCGTGATGCTCAACAATCTAAAAAAGATCCCCAATCTGCTCGAGCTGGAGTTAGTGCGTTGCGATCTGGAACGCATCCCGCATGCAGTCTTCAGCCTCACAAATCTCCAAGAGCTCGATCTGAAAGAGAACAACATTCGGTCAATAGAGGAGATCATCAGTTTCCAGCATCTTCGAAAGCTCACTTGCCTTAAACTTTGGTACAACAGCATCATGTACATCCCAGAGCATATCAAAAAGCTTGGCAGCCTCGAGCGCCTCTACTTCAGCTACAACAAGATTGAGATTTTGCCTTCGCACTTGTTCCTCTGCAACAAGCTGCGGCACTTGGACCTGTCCAACAATGACATCCGATTCATCCCTCCAGAAATCGGAGTCCTCCAGAGTCTGCAGTATTTTTCTGTCACATGTAACAAAATCGAAAACCTACCAGATGAGCTCTTCTTTTGCAAGAAGCTCAAAACGCTAAAGCTTGGGAAGAACTCGCTGTCCATAATCTCACCAAAAATTTCCTACCTAGCTCTGCTGACATATCTGGAGCTCAAATGCAACCACTTTGAGTTCCTGCCGAAGGAGCTCGGGTACTGTCGTGCTTTGAAGCGCACTGGCCTTATAGTGGAAGATGCACTGTTTGAAACTTTGCCTTCAGACATCAGGGACCAAATGAAGGCGGAGTGA
- the lrrc8db gene encoding leucine rich repeat containing 8 VRAC subunit Db — MFTLTEVASLNDIQPTYRILKPWWDVFMDYLGIVMLMLAIFSGTMQLTKDQVVCLPILEQTPEGAGDFLSHEPVETADGFWNKENAIGEQAAPLMAKKPPENVAPTIHSQPATFGQPQPTGVRTKLDFQQYVFVNQMCYHVALPWYSKYFPYLALIHTIVLMVSSNFWFKYPKTSSKIEHFVSILGKCFESPWTTKALSETACEDSEENKQRLAGASSLLKHLSTSSEEGSPNQSAPVLTKSGVTFSVEKLVSEVPSMTILDKKDGEQAKALFEKVRKFRAHVEDSDLIYRLYAIQTVIKTVKFILILCYTMTFVASIDFDHICVPEIKHLTGYTKFHCTHNMAFMLKKLLISYITIICVYGFICIYTLFWLFRRPLKEYSFEKVREESSFSDIPDVKNDFAFLLHMVDQYDQLYSKRFGVFLSEVSENKLREISLNQEWTYEKLRQHVTRNSQEKLELHLFMLSGVPDAVFDLTDLEILKLELIPEARITAKISQMINLQELHFYHCPAKVEQTAFMFLRDHLRCLHVKFTDVAEIPSWVYLLANLRELYLVGNLNSENNKMIGLESLRDLRHLKTLHLKSNLTKVPTNITDLSPHLIKLVIHNDGTKLLVLNSLKKMTNLAELELHNCELERIPHAIFSLNNLQELDLKSNHIRTIEEVISFQHLKRLTCLKLWHNKIITIPLSISHVKNIESLYLSHNKLESLPSSLFSLPKLRYLDVSHNSIVVIPLEVGFLQNLQHFAITGNRVEVVPKQLLKCTKLRTLCLSHNCILVIPEKIGQLSQLAHLEVKGNCLDRLPPQIGQCRLLRRSCLIVEDHLFDSLPMEVKESLNQESSVSFTNGCKCLSDGR, encoded by the coding sequence ATGTTCACCCTCACAGAAGTAGCATCGCTGAACGACATCCAGCCAACTTATCGAATACTGAAACCATGGTGGGATGTCTTCATGGATTATCTTGGCATTGTCATGCTGATGCTGGCCATATTTTCGGGGACCATGCAGTTAACCAAAGACCAAGTGGTTTGTCTTCCCATTCTGGAACAAACGCCAGAGGGTGCTGGAGATTTCTTGAGCCATGAACCAGTGGAAACAGCTGATGGCTTCTGGAACAAAGAAAATGCCATCGGAGAGCAAGCTGCTCCTCTCATGGCTAAAAAGCCTCCTGAAAACGTTGCACCGACCATTCACTCACAGCCAGCTACTTTCGGGCAGCCCCAGCCCACAGGTGTCCGAACCAAGCTAGATTTTCAGCAATATGTTTTTGTCAACCAGATGTGCTACCATGTTGCCCTTCCTTGGTATTCCAAATATTTTCCATACCTCGCTTTAATCCACACCATTGTTCTGATGGTCAGCAGCAACTTCTGGTTCAAGTACCCAAAGACCAGTTCCAAAATCGAACATTTCGTTTCCATACTTGGAAAATGTTTTGAATCACCTTGGACTACAAAGGCGCTGTCCGAAACTGCCTGTGAGGACTCGGAGGAGAACAAGCAGAGACTAGCTGGGGCGTCCTCGCTCCTGAAACACCTGTCCACAAGCAGCGAGGAAGGGAGTCCCAACCAGTCCGCACCGGTGCTGACCAAATCTGGGGTGACATTTTCAGTAGAGAAGCTTGTGAGTGAAGTTCCCTCTATGACCATACTGGACAAGAAAGATGGTGAGCAAGCAAAGGCCTTGTTCGAAAAGGTACGGAAATTCCGTGCCCATGTGGAAGACAGTGACTTGATTTACAGACTGTATGCCATCCAGACAGTCATCAAAACAGTCAAGTTCATTCTAATACTTtgctataccatgacgtttgtTGCATCGATAGATTTCGATCACATCTGTGTGCCCGAAATAAAGCATTTGACTGGATACACTAAATTCCACTGTACGCATAACATGGCTTTCATGTTGAAGAAGCTCCTCATCAGTTATATCACAATCATATGTGTTTATGGCTTTATCTGCATTTACACACTGTTCTGGCTTTTTCGGCGACCACTGAAGGAGTATTCATTTGAGAAagtcagagaggagagcagcTTCAGCGACATCCCTGATGTAAAGAACGACTTTGCGTTCCTCCTCCACATGGTCGATCAGTATGACCAGTTGTACTCAAAGCGTTTTGGGGTTTTTCTCTCCGAggtgagtgaaaacaaactcCGAGAGATCAGCCTGAATCAAGAGTGGACTTATGAAAAGCTGCGGCAGCATGTAACACGCAACTCTCAAGAAAAGCTGGAACTTCATCTCTTCATGCTGTCTGGCGTGCCTGACGCTGTCTTTGATCTCACTGATTTAGAAATCCTGAAACTGGAATTAATCCCAGAGGCCAGGATTACGGctaaaatctcacaaatgataAACCTCCAGGAGCTTCACTTCTACCACTGTCCAGCTAAAGTTGAGCAGACTGCTTTCATGTTTCTTCGTGATCACCTGCGGTGCCTTCATGTCAAATTCACAGATGTTGCTGAGATTCCTAGCTGGGTATACTTACTGGCAAATCTAAGGGAACTATACTTGGTTGGCAACTTGAattctgaaaacaacaaaatgatcGGACTCGAATCTCTCCGAGATCTCAGGCACCTAAAAACTCTGCATCTCAAAAGCAACCTCACAAAGGTACCGACGAACATAACAGACCTGTCCCCGCATCTGATCAAGCTGGTCATTCATAATGACGGGACCAAGCTCCTAGTGCTTAATAGtttgaagaaaatgacaaacctCGCAGAGCTGGAGCTTCATAATTGCGAGCTGGAGCGAATTCCTCACGCTATCTTCAGTCTGAACAACCTGCAGGAGCTCGACCTGAAGTCCAACCATATCCGTACCATTGAGGAGGTCATCAGCTTCCAGCACCTCAAGAGACTGACATGCCTGAAACTTTGGCACAATAAGATCATCACTATTCCATTGTCAATTAGCCACGTCAAAAACATTGAGTCACTCTATCTCTCACACAACAAGCTTGAATCTCTACCCTCTTCATTATTCTCACTCCCAAAGCTGAGGTACCTGGATGTTAGCCATAACTCCATCGTGGTAATACCACTGGAGGTTGGCTTCCTGCAGAATCTCCAACATTTTGCCATTACAGGCAACAGAGTTGAGGTAGTCCCCAAACAACTGCTCAAGTGCACCAAACTGAGGACCTTATGCCTCAGCCACAACTGTATCTTGGTCATTCCTGAGAAAATTGGCCAACTCTCACAGCTGGCTCACCTGGAAGTGAAGGGAAACTGTCTGGATCGTCTGCCGCCTCAGATCGGCCAGTGCCGCCTCCTCCGCAGGAGCTGTCTGATTGTGGAGGATCACCTCTTTGACTCACTTCCAATGGAGGTCAAAGAGAGCCTCAACCAGGAATCTAGTGTTTCTTTTACTAACGGTTGCAAATGTCTAAGTGATGGGCGATAG